AGCGTAGCGTCTTCTTCATGGAACGAAGCGTTGTAGGGCGTTTCGGTGCAGGAAAGGACTGATGGACATCAGGCAAAAGTAACGTGACCTTGGTTCGTCAGCAATACCGGGTAGGCGATCCGGTCCGGATGGTTGGAAGGGAGCCACGTTCGGGTGCAAAGGCAGCAGGAAGACGCCCACGTGGGAAAAGAGTTGCCCGCTAGTTATCAACAGGCTGGGGGAGAGGGGGATGCAGCCGCAGGGAATGCCCCCGAAGGGCATCGCCTTCGAGGGGGACCGGCCCCGGTCTACGTTACAGGTCCAACGAGGTTTCTTGGCAAACGCTCAGTAGACCAGCAGAGGCCACGTACGTGGCTGTCCGGAACCGGCGGTGAGCCGCAAGGTGTAGCTACCTGCGGGCAGGCCTTCGTGGGTCAGGTCAAGGACCGAAGGTCCTGGGCCAACGAAGAAGGTGCGCACGAAGACGGTGCGGCCCATGGCGTCGATCACCGCGAGCTCCACGTGGTCGCTACCGGACGCTTCAAGCACCAACCTGATCGCCCCAGAGGTCGGATTGGGGAAGGGGCCTTCCGCGCCGGCACTGCGGAAGATCGCCGTGGTGGTGGCCACACGGGTCTCATGCCCATGGGCATCCACCTCCACCAGGCGGTAGTAGTTCAAACCCTGCAGAGGCGTGAGGTCCCGGTAGTGGTAGGCCATGTGCGCCTGACTGTTCCCCGCTGCGGGGAGGGAACCGACCAGGGTGAAGTCCGAACCGTCCGGCGAACGCTCCACGATGAAGTGGTCAGAGGCCATTTCCGTAGCGGTCTCCCAGCTGATCAGCACATGGTCCGAAACGGACTGGGCGGTCAGGCTGATCAGCTCCAGTGGCAGCACGGTGCAGTCCAAGGAGGCCCCGTTGGTCAGGTTCCAGTCCAAACTGAACTGTTGGCCATTGGCGCTGAAGTTGTCCACGTAGAGGATGTAGATCTGGCCCACCAGGACATTGAAGGTGCTGACCCATCGGTCTCCGCCGGCGCCTTCGGTGAAGTCCGTCGCTCCGTTCCCGCAACCGGTCGGACCGGTCGGAGCGGCGAAGGAACAACGCAGCGGAGCGCCCACAGGGGGGCAGGTGATGGATGCCATGGGGCCCCAGACCGCGAAGTCATAATCCGTAGGTGCGGCTGGGTTGATGGTGAATCCGATGGTGCCGGCAGCGCTGGGGCTGAAGTAATACCAAGTGCCCTGCCGCTCACCGCTGGCCAGACAGCCCTGGTTGCCCGCGTTCAGGTCGGCGGTGCATCCTGTGTTGTTCGTGTTGTTGTTGAACGCCAGGTTGTTGCAGATGGTCGTGCCGCCCGAACAGTCCTCCGGGAAGGTGTTCGTGGTGGTGGATTGGAACGCACAGATGTTGAACGATCCCTGCTGGCCGTTGTAGCCCCACACGCGCAGGTAATAGGTCTGTCCAGGCGTGAGCGGGGTGCATCGGCGGTCGATGCGCGGCATCAGCCCGATGGCATCGTCGTTGCATTGGATGCTGGTGAAGGGGCCTGCGCAACTTGGTGCTGAATAGAGCTCCATGGCCCCGTTGGTCATCGTACCGATGGCGGTCTCGATGGTCACCACGCCGTTCGCCGGCGCGGTGAAGGAGAACCAGATATCTCCGCCTGTGTAAAGTCCGCA
The Flavobacteriales bacterium DNA segment above includes these coding regions:
- a CDS encoding T9SS type A sorting domain-containing protein is translated as MPGNLCGSNDNAAYKNGNEALYVITPTVTGAYNINVTGQTWSSVQVWAGCPNGGGTCVYGDGNAANTTTITATLNAGTQYYIWFDTWPTPASPCPGTFSIGPAPPPPANDNPCGATPLTAGLGCTFQGSTTASSTATTGPPAPTCAFYSGSDVWFSVVVPASGVLILDSNTGVILDGGMALYTATACNGTFTQVACDDDASANGAMPYIYASGLTPGTTVYVRFWEYGGDNNGTFSICAYTIPPPPPMTGDDPCAANPLPVLASCIPLTYSNIGATATAGPPAPGCGLYTGGDIWFSFTAPANGVVTIETAIGTMTNGAMELYSAPSCAGPFTSIQCNDDAIGLMPRIDRRCTPLTPGQTYYLRVWGYNGQQGSFNICAFQSTTTNTFPEDCSGGTTICNNLAFNNNTNNTGCTADLNAGNQGCLASGERQGTWYYFSPSAAGTIGFTINPAAPTDYDFAVWGPMASITCPPVGAPLRCSFAAPTGPTGCGNGATDFTEGAGGDRWVSTFNVLVGQIYILYVDNFSANGQQFSLDWNLTNGASLDCTVLPLELISLTAQSVSDHVLISWETATEMASDHFIVERSPDGSDFTLVGSLPAAGNSQAHMAYHYRDLTPLQGLNYYRLVEVDAHGHETRVATTTAIFRSAGAEGPFPNPTSGAIRLVLEASGSDHVELAVIDAMGRTVFVRTFFVGPGPSVLDLTHEGLPAGSYTLRLTAGSGQPRTWPLLVY